A single window of Nicotiana sylvestris chromosome 5, ASM39365v2, whole genome shotgun sequence DNA harbors:
- the LOC138869292 gene encoding uncharacterized protein has translation MRGEVIQLLLISGGGQPADAPARFYALRAIPGALASDAIITGIISICGRDASVLFDPGSTYSYVSSLFAHFLVVPREPLGTLVHVSTPVGNSVVVDRIYWSCMVTFETRADLLLLDMIEFEVILGMDWLSPYHAVLDCHVKNDTLVMPESPRLEWKGSSVDISNRVISFLKARHIVEKVVWLIQLMFGMPPQSMPSDRDINFFIDLAIVTQSISILPYRMAPKKLKELKEQLEELLAKVFVRLSISPWGAPVLLGARVSSEIDLRSGYHQLRIWDLDVLKTAFRRARYCICSRQLKIHEKNYPVHDLELAAIIHALKIWRHYLYGVSCEVYTDHRSLQHLFKQRDLNLRQRGWLVLLKDYGTTILYHPGKANVVTDSLSRKIESMGSLTFILAEERPLALDIQSLANRLVRLDISEPSWVLARVAA, from the exons ATGCGGGGAGAGGTTATCCAGCTACTACTAAtttcaggtggaggccagccagccgatgctccagccagattctatgcccttcgGGCCATACCAGGTGCATTAGCCTCAGATGCcattatcacaggtattatttccatctgtggtagagatgcttcggtgctatttgatccagggtctacgtattcatatgtgtcatctctgtttgctcatttcctggttGTTCCTCGTGAGCCTTTGGGAACTCTTGTTCACGTGTCCACTCCTGTGGGcaattctgtggttgtggatcggatctactgGTCCTGTATGGTCACATtcgagactagagcagatcttctgttacttgatatgatcgaatttgaggtcatcctgggcatggattggttatccccatatcacgcCGTTCTAGATTGCCATGTCAAGAATGATACATTAGTAATGCCAGAGTCaccaaggttggagtggaagggttcctcagTTGATATATCTAatcgggttatctcttttctgaaggctcgacatatagTCGAGAAGGTTGTTTGGCTTATCCAGCTTATGTTCGGGATGCCACCGCAGA gcatgccatcAGATCGTGATATTAATTTCTTTATTGATTTGGCTATAGTTACCCAGTCTATATCTAttctaccgtatcgtatggccccgaaaaagttgaaagagttgaaggagcagcttgaggagttattAGCAAAGGTGTTTGTTAGACTAagtatatcaccttggggtgcaccagtgttgttg GGTGCTAGGGTATCCTCcgagatcgacttgagatcagggtaccatcagttgaggatttgGGACTTAGATGTTCTAAAGACTGCTTTCC GAAGGGCGCGTTATTGCATATGTTCGcgtcagctgaagattcatgagaagaattatcctgtgcacgatctagagttggcgGCGAttattcatgctcttaagatatggaggcattatctgtatggggtgtcatgtgaggtttacactgaccATCGCAGcttgcaacatttgttcaagcagagggatctcaatttgagacaGCGTGGATGGCTTgtgttactaaaggattatggaACCACTATTCTTTATCATCCAGGCAAAGCAAATGTGGTCACGGATTCCTTAAGCAGGAAaatagagagtatgggtagcttgacaTTCATTCtagcagaggagaggccattagctttggacattcagtccttggctaacagacttgtgaggttagatatttcagagcccagctgGGTCCTAGCGCGTGTTGCTGCTTAG